A window of Tachypleus tridentatus isolate NWPU-2018 chromosome 7, ASM421037v1, whole genome shotgun sequence genomic DNA:
taagatttaaataataaaacaaaagtcatgttaaatatattatcttACATTGCCTAATAAACTAGTATCTATTGTTCTAGGTGATGTGATATTTCTGGGTCTGTGAAACAGATATATCTAAAACAAGAATTTGACCCTTATTCTAGCATAGGCTCagcaatttttattgaaattagtaaaaacactttattcttgTACATAAAGATACTTGATATATAACACAAGATGTGAGAGATTACTCTTTGTTAAcaagatattctgtaaaaaaGCATATTTTTTGTGAGAATTGATAAATACAAGTAACATTACACTGTAATTCATCTGCTCTAGTGAGTGTTTCACATTAATACCTTCATAACAGTTTTGTGAAGTTTGTTATAATGTGGTTTTCACTCAATTTTAAAACcattaaatcatttttgttttaaacatcacTTAAAAACTGCCACATTTATGCTATTATCAGTTAATTTACTTACTTTGATGTACATTGCACAGCATACACATTAGAGGCATCTAGAGATTTCTCTAACATTCATTGTTTTCACATAGAAGGAAGCCTCTTTTACAATTTAAAGCATAcctgatatattttaatattataaagtgaaACTGTGAATATAGAAGACATATACAGAACTTCTGATAAACTACATTATTCCATTGTTGCACAGGTTGTTATAAGATCTACACAACATTTAACTAGCAGAAAACTTGAGGTCCATCATATGCAAAGTCAAGAGAAATACATCTTAGTGGGAACATGGGGAAATAATGGTCTGTATATTTCAGGTTCAACAGTACAACAAGAATACAAACAGATATCATGCTGTAAAAAAACATGCACAATACAGCAGCATGAAAGCAAATTTTAAGGAACTGTGCTCATGttggtttttaaatgttaaaaatcttGACTGGAGTCACAgaaatgtttgttctttttaattttccattacaaataagattttaaacaaGTAGTACAAGGATAGACACAGGAGGGGGGAATAATTAACTTTGTAATATCTTTGGTCAAAGGCTCACtggtacttaaaaaaaaaatctttttcaaCTCTAGGAACATGCTTCAATACAGAATGAAAGGGTACTGACCAAACATATGCAAAGATTTAGATCCAATTAATTCTTGAAGGTTATTTCTGAAGCCAGTCAATACTACCAGTGAAAAgcttgttaaatgttttaaaattaccttATATTTAGTACTTTTATAAGAAGATTTAGTGATGAAATTGAGACatctgaaggaaaaaaaaaactctttccaGTTGGTGTAATTCTAGTAATAAATGTCAAGGACATAGTTAAAACTCTCCTAATCATAAAGAAAacctgaatttatttttttaataagataCTAGACTACTGATTCATCTCTTGCTTTAACACAGTTTCTTCATAATATCAGGGTAACTGTTGAAGAGATGTGGTTTATCAGTTAAGCTTTGaacatttaaatcataaaaaaatacttaagagGTTTATATTAGAGGAAGCAATTATTTTGAAACGTTATACAAAATTGGTAACACTCAGTAAAAAAGAGTGTTccttgaatataataaaaaacttaaatttatcattgtaaaagaaataattctCAGAAAATAAGCTTATATTTCTTGGCTATAGTACCTGCTTGGTAAACTTCTCTTTGGTGCTTGAGGAAAActtgtgttatttgttgtttcttcCACATCACGCAAGACTGTATTTGAGtcggaaaataaataaattcctaATCAAAGAAAACATACAAATGAACTCGGTTGTACATCTTACATTCTGTACTCAGATGTCAATTTATAAGCAGTTACAAACATACCCAAATGCTTTCTGAATACAGTtatcttgtaatttttttatgaatgaaaCAGGTAGTTTAAACAACATCAATGTATCTATTTTGATGAATACTGTAGTATTAATAAACACCACCACAGCTTTTGTGATGGTAGactttttcaaaaatatcttGCAAAGTTTGCAAAACTGAACAAAGTAAATGATTGACAGAAACATGGACCATAAGAATCAAGGAAAATGTCAAATATGTTAATAGTAACTAAAAATACGACAGTTGTTCAGTTGCGTGGTTGCTTACCTTGGTTTGTTAAGTCATTATCTTCTTTCCAGTTTAATTTTCTCGGTTTTTCTTTCAATGTACTGtggcaaaaaatataaatattggtattttagtgtttcaaaatttaatgCTACTTTAGAGGTATGTTTTACTATCACTTAAAGCATCAAAATAATGATTGAAAAGTcttatcataaagaaaaaaatttggaattattatataacaaaatgtaaacttttattttgtaaaatatgttcatTTAATTCCTTCAAATATTCAAtttattcttgaaaaataaataagtccTGAAAAGTGATATTAATTAGTACTAGGATTAATATCTGTTAGCAGAATATTTTTGTGGcattaataaatttaatcataattttgattaactgcTCAGACTTAAATAGCTATAACAACTGCAGCCCAACTGTACAGTAACAAGGCACACTGGATCCATTTTTAAGGAATGTCATTAAAAATCTCGCtggttttagtttatttcaaataaatggaACTCTGGAAGAAAGAAGTTTGTTTAATTGAATTACAACTTTGTACATGTCCTACTAATTAAAAGTTGTAACACATTAATTCTTGTCATCTATCTCACCATGTAATAAAGAGATAAATCAGTGAATTAAACAGCATTAAAGATATCTTCTGTTGTAAAACTATCAACTCACCTGTCAATTAAAGAAGATAACTGCTTGGCCACATACGATCGACAGCCATTGCTTATATCTAAACCATTTTCTTCATTATTTctacaaatgtacataaaatatgatttaaaaatgtaattctcAAGTATCAAGTTGTTTTACAACTCTggacaaacaaactgtaaaaagttATTCAGTTAGCAACTTCTAACTTAATATTCATCAGTATGGCTGGTCATAATGCTGATTTTGCTGCATAACACTTGATGAAAAGCCAAAACATAAATTGTGAGCTTCTTAGTTATAGTATTCAATAGGTTCTAGGGAACTCTTTACTGACAATTATACAGGTCAATTTCTCCACTTAAACCTATGTTAATACCCAAGAAATAGAAACTCATTACCTTCTACTGACTTAGACAGGTTTATAATGTTTGAAGCATTACTTACTAACTGTTCAAAATATGATGTGATGCGAGATAACAACAGTTTGCTGTGTTTGTTAAACAGTTAATTGGAAATATCTGTTGTTCTGAATAACCTTTAACATGTGTACAATCCTGCAACAACAGGTTCTTAGTCAACCTCTAGATTTTCCATTTGTTTTATACACAAATTGCTCACAAATATCCTTCtttattctgtaattttttaaaacattaagttattataaaagaagtatatatttttctcatttgAACAGTCTAACTGAAATTTAACAACATTCATTTGAATGATATCTTTATAAAGATTTTTACAAAAAGTACAAGTGAA
This region includes:
- the LOC143255495 gene encoding uncharacterized protein LOC143255495 isoform X3, encoding MMSSECESSDVSDTNIRLKEAIDPNFSPLTCLESEDQKQNRNAKNKVFNFKKEFSAVCRNNEENGLDISNGCRSYVAKQLSSLIDSTLKEKPRKLNWKEDNDLTNQGIYLFSDSNTVLRDVEETTNNTSFPQAPKRSLPSRL